CCTTCCCGGTGGTCTTCTTCCAGGCCAGCGTGATCGCCTTCTTCGCGACGAAACCGCCGGCGAAGGCCGCGAGGCCGGCCATCACCTTCCAGCCGATGTCGCCCTTGTCCGCCATGATCGTCCTCCACTCGTCAATGCCCCCGACGCTACCGGAACGGCCGCGCCCGGCGGGGGAACGCGGACCGCCGCGTCGGAACCGCCGATCGTCACGCGCCCGGAACCGATGTCAATACCATTGGCCCATGACAGAGCAGTCGCGTATCCCGAGCATTCCCGCCAAGCCCTCCCTGGACGGCCTGGAGGAGAAATGGGTACGCGTCTGGGACGACGAGGGCGTCTACCGCTTCGACCGCAGCCGCCCGCGGAGCGAGGTCTACTCGATCGACACCCCGCCGCCCACCGTCAGCGGTTCCCTCCATGTCGGCCACGTCTTCTCCTACACCCACACCGACGCCGTCGCGCGGTACCACCGCATGCGCGGTCGGGCGGTCTTCTACCCCATGGGGTGGGACGATAACGGCCTGCCGACCGAGCGCCGCGTCCAGAACCACTTCGGCGTCCGGTGCGACCCGTCCCTCCCGTACGACCCGGACTTCGAACCGCCCGCCAAGCCCGACGCCAAGCGGCAGGTGCCGGTGTCGCGGCGCAACTTCATCGAGCTGTGCGAGCGGCTCACCGAGGTGGACGAGAAGGCGTTCGAGGAGCTGTGGCGCCGCGTCGGCCTGTCGGTCGACTGGAGCCGGCTCTACACCACCATCGGCGACGTCGCCCGCACCGCGTCCCAGCGGGCGTTCCTGCGGAACCTGGCGCGCGGCGAGGCGTACGTCGCGGAGGCGCCGACGCTGTGGGACGTCACGTTCCGCACGGCCGTCGCGCAGGCCGAGCTGGAGGACCGCGAGCAGCCCGGCGCGTTCTACCGGCTCCGGTTCCACGGCGACGACGGGCCCGTCCACATCGAGACGACGCGTCCGGAACTGCTGCCCGCGTGCGTCGCGGTGGTCGCCCACCCCGACGACGAGCGTTACCGCGAGCTGTTCGGCAAGACCGTCCGCACGCCGCTGTTCGGTGTCGAGGTCCCGGTCGTCGCGCACCGGCTCGCCGACCCCGGCAAGGGCTCCGGCATCGCGATGGTCTGCACGTTCGGCGACGTCACGGACGTCACCTGGTGGCGCGAGCTGGACCTGCCCACCCGCGCCGTCATCGGCTGGGACGGGCGCCTGGCCGCCGACCCGCCGCCGGGCGTCCCCGCCGGCCCCTACTCCGAACTGGCCGGGAAGACGGTCCACTCGGCCAAGGAGCGCGTCGTGGAGCTCCTGCGCGAGTCCGGGGACCTGGACGGCGAGCCCCGGAAGATCACCCGGCCGGTGAAGTTCTACGAGAAGGGCAGCAGGCCCCTGGAGATCGTCACGACCCGGCAGTGGTACATCCGCAACGGCGGCCGCGACGCAAACCTGCGCGCCGAGATGATCGCGCGGGGCCGCGAGCTGGAATGGCACCCGGGCTACATGCGGGCGCGCTACGAGAACTGGGTCGAGGGGCTGAACG
The sequence above is drawn from the Actinomadura hallensis genome and encodes:
- the valS gene encoding valine--tRNA ligase, producing the protein MTEQSRIPSIPAKPSLDGLEEKWVRVWDDEGVYRFDRSRPRSEVYSIDTPPPTVSGSLHVGHVFSYTHTDAVARYHRMRGRAVFYPMGWDDNGLPTERRVQNHFGVRCDPSLPYDPDFEPPAKPDAKRQVPVSRRNFIELCERLTEVDEKAFEELWRRVGLSVDWSRLYTTIGDVARTASQRAFLRNLARGEAYVAEAPTLWDVTFRTAVAQAELEDREQPGAFYRLRFHGDDGPVHIETTRPELLPACVAVVAHPDDERYRELFGKTVRTPLFGVEVPVVAHRLADPGKGSGIAMVCTFGDVTDVTWWRELDLPTRAVIGWDGRLAADPPPGVPAGPYSELAGKTVHSAKERVVELLRESGDLDGEPRKITRPVKFYEKGSRPLEIVTTRQWYIRNGGRDANLRAEMIARGRELEWHPGYMRARYENWVEGLNGDWLISRQRFFGVPIPVWYPLDESGEPRYDEPITPPEDALPVDPSSDVPPGYTEDQRGRPGGFVGDPDVMDTWATSSLTPQIAGGWERDADLFGRVFPYDLRPQAHDIIRTWLFSTVVRAHLEHGSLPWKATALSGWILDPDRKKMSKSKGNVVTPIDLLREYGSDAVRYWAANGRPGTDTAFDTGQIKIGRRLAIKILNASKFVLGLGDVKEDAPVTEPLDKAMLATLAGVVRDATEAFEGYDYTRALERTERFFWEFCDDYLELVKARAYGEGPEAQSARAALRTALSVLLRLFAPVLPFVTEEVWSWWREGSVHTASWPTPGELPADGDPAVLAATGEALRQVRKAKSEAKASMRADVSRAVVRGSGVLRIARPDLVAAGRIADLTLEDAPDGLTVDVVLAP